A genomic window from Candidatus Methylomirabilota bacterium includes:
- a CDS encoding amidohydrolase family protein: protein MRAIDIHAHLVPPSLWRAAEAGKEWYGYRHEPGEGLGVMVGNGKRTGFSSPKVRFTIEERLNDMDAQGVDVQVVSIHTPFFGYHLEPAQGRQLAREVNDEIAGLTRQSPQRFAGLATLPVQDVKAAIDELERAVTVLGLKGAELDTNVNGEQWDEPKFLPLFKAAEAMGAVLFFHPQPQHNFLMQRTPRDGLFNSLGVILDDAIVVAILISGGVLEACPDLRVCIAHGGGPACFAMGRLDRGWQSRPEARRIPQPPSTYQRRLYYDSVTGSEEALRFLLDQVGADRVVLGSDWPFVSWHPSPVAWVQGLKSLSQDEKERILWRNLEALLGLK, encoded by the coding sequence ATGCGCGCCATCGACATTCACGCCCATCTCGTCCCGCCGTCGCTGTGGCGGGCCGCCGAGGCCGGGAAGGAATGGTACGGCTACCGGCACGAGCCCGGCGAAGGCCTCGGCGTCATGGTGGGCAATGGCAAGCGCACCGGCTTCAGCTCGCCCAAGGTGCGCTTCACCATCGAAGAGCGATTGAACGACATGGACGCGCAGGGGGTAGACGTGCAGGTGGTCTCGATCCACACCCCGTTCTTCGGCTACCACCTCGAGCCCGCGCAGGGCCGCCAGCTCGCCCGCGAGGTCAACGACGAAATCGCGGGCCTGACCCGCCAGTCGCCCCAGCGCTTCGCGGGCCTCGCCACCCTGCCCGTGCAGGACGTCAAGGCGGCCATCGACGAGCTGGAGCGTGCCGTCACCGTGCTCGGCCTCAAGGGCGCCGAGCTCGACACGAACGTGAACGGCGAGCAATGGGACGAACCGAAGTTCCTGCCGCTCTTCAAGGCCGCCGAGGCCATGGGCGCCGTCCTCTTCTTCCATCCGCAGCCGCAGCACAACTTCCTGATGCAGCGCACCCCCCGCGACGGGCTCTTCAACAGCCTCGGCGTCATCCTCGACGACGCCATCGTCGTGGCCATCCTGATCTCCGGCGGCGTGCTGGAGGCGTGTCCGGATCTCCGGGTGTGCATCGCCCACGGCGGCGGCCCCGCGTGCTTCGCCATGGGCCGGCTCGATCGCGGGTGGCAAAGCCGTCCGGAGGCTCGACGCATCCCGCAGCCGCCCAGCACGTATCAGCGCCGCCTCTATTACGACTCCGTGACGGGCAGCGAAGAGGCTCTCCGGTTCCTGCTCGATCAGGTGGGCGCCGACCGCGTGGTGCTGGGCAGCGACTGGCCGTTCGTTTCGTGGCATCCCTCGCCCGTGGCCTGGGTACAGGGGCTCAAGAGCCTCAGCCAGGACGAGAAAGAGCGAATCCTCTGGCGCAATCTCGAAGCCCTGCTCGGCTTGAAGTAG
- a CDS encoding TauD/TfdA family dioxygenase, translated as MIEVRRLGPQIGAEIHGVDVKTLDDGGFAAIYRAWLDANVLVVPGQELQIEDFLRYSRRFGIVHPHPSKMTRHPDFPEITLLGVNKFGPDGQLDQAIYRRGAEGWHTDGAYDQEPFKATQLYALAVPTTGGDTFFASMYAAYEALPPRLKQRLEGRKGAFTYGGRRKATALLNEEDRDWTPVFHPIIRTHPETGRKSLYFDPGKILRIEGVDARESDELIDELTGYMIQPGGEYRHKWRKGDIVIWDNRCSYHKAAGDYPPEEDRIHWRVSIKERSAAGPRASA; from the coding sequence ATGATCGAGGTTCGTCGGCTGGGCCCGCAGATAGGCGCCGAGATCCATGGGGTCGACGTCAAGACGCTCGACGACGGGGGCTTCGCGGCGATCTACCGGGCGTGGCTCGATGCCAACGTCCTCGTGGTGCCGGGCCAGGAGCTCCAGATCGAAGACTTCCTGCGCTACAGCCGCCGCTTCGGGATCGTGCACCCCCATCCGTCGAAGATGACGCGCCATCCGGACTTCCCCGAGATCACCCTGCTGGGCGTGAACAAGTTCGGCCCGGACGGCCAGCTCGACCAGGCGATCTATCGACGGGGCGCGGAGGGATGGCACACCGACGGCGCCTACGATCAAGAACCGTTCAAGGCGACCCAGCTCTATGCCCTCGCCGTGCCGACCACGGGGGGCGACACGTTCTTCGCCAGCATGTACGCGGCCTACGAGGCGCTGCCGCCCCGGCTCAAGCAGCGCCTCGAAGGACGGAAGGGAGCCTTCACCTACGGTGGCCGCCGCAAGGCCACGGCCCTCCTCAACGAGGAGGACCGCGACTGGACGCCCGTCTTCCACCCGATCATCCGCACCCATCCCGAGACGGGGCGCAAGAGCCTCTACTTCGATCCCGGCAAGATCCTGCGCATCGAGGGCGTCGACGCGCGGGAGAGCGACGAGTTGATCGATGAGCTGACCGGCTACATGATCCAGCCCGGCGGCGAGTACCGCCACAAGTGGCGCAAGGGCGACATCGTCATCTGGGACAACCGATGCTCGTACCACAAAGCCGCGGGCGACTACCCGCCCGAGGAAGACCGCATCCACTGGCGCGTCTCGATCAAGGAGCGCTCCGCCGCGGGCCCGCGCGCGTCCGCCTAG